A genome region from Hymenobacter tibetensis includes the following:
- the trxA gene encoding thioredoxin yields MGHKAIEITDANFDEIINSDKPVLVDFWAEWCGPCRMVGPVVEELAGEYEGKVVIGKVDVDANPQTSAKFGIRSIPTLLVFKNGQVVDKQVGAVPKHVLAQKLDAQVTA; encoded by the coding sequence ATGGGACACAAAGCCATCGAAATTACCGATGCTAACTTCGACGAAATAATCAACTCCGATAAGCCTGTGCTTGTGGACTTTTGGGCCGAATGGTGTGGCCCTTGCCGCATGGTAGGTCCTGTTGTAGAAGAGCTGGCTGGTGAATATGAAGGCAAAGTGGTAATTGGTAAAGTTGACGTAGACGCCAATCCACAAACCTCTGCCAAGTTCGGCATCCGCAGCATCCCGACGCTGCTCGTGTTCAAAAATGGCCAAGTTGTTGACAAGCAAGTAGGTGCAGTTCCAAAGCACGTATTGGCTCAGAAACTTGATGCTCAAGTAACTGCTTAA
- a CDS encoding energy transducer TonB codes for MPAIYLNDQNVEAVPDSATHYRLIDHKNELLGTYAMREYSLSGTLLLRGTLSSIDPLIRSGVLTWYHPNGSKAAQVHYRSDEADGIYVAWYEDGRVSQRGEYAQGQRVGSWISVHRNGQKRSKGTYTMGQPTGEWRYYYDTGQLSAIELLSREKGPALAFFNEDASPYVGRLRKRQLPQFPGGEEALLNFVAHNTIYPKNTRRKGITGKVYVRYTVGEDGRVGQVAVVRGLAPEADQEARRVVASLPVFEPGREYNVPTAMTFTVPIHFAPNFSLLSGIRPPQVPPTEAQAANPDELY; via the coding sequence ATGCCTGCCATTTACCTCAACGACCAGAACGTAGAGGCAGTGCCCGACAGTGCTACCCATTACCGATTGATAGACCACAAAAACGAGTTACTGGGCACGTATGCAATGCGTGAATACTCGCTCTCTGGTACGCTGCTGTTACGTGGTACCTTGTCTTCTATTGACCCCTTGATTCGCTCGGGGGTACTAACCTGGTACCATCCCAACGGCAGCAAAGCCGCCCAGGTACACTACCGTTCCGACGAAGCCGACGGTATCTATGTGGCCTGGTACGAAGACGGCCGCGTGAGTCAACGTGGCGAGTATGCACAAGGGCAGCGCGTAGGATCCTGGATTAGTGTGCACCGCAACGGGCAGAAACGCTCGAAGGGCACCTACACGATGGGGCAGCCTACTGGCGAGTGGCGCTATTATTACGATACCGGTCAGCTAAGCGCCATCGAACTGTTGAGCAGGGAAAAAGGGCCTGCCCTGGCCTTTTTCAACGAAGATGCATCACCATATGTAGGGCGGTTGCGGAAACGCCAGCTACCCCAGTTTCCGGGCGGTGAGGAGGCCCTGCTCAACTTTGTGGCGCACAATACCATCTACCCCAAGAACACCCGCCGCAAAGGCATTACTGGTAAGGTATATGTGCGCTATACAGTGGGCGAGGACGGTAGAGTAGGACAAGTAGCAGTAGTGCGCGGGCTAGCCCCAGAAGCCGACCAGGAAGCACGGCGCGTGGTAGCCAGCTTGCCCGTTTTCGAACCTGGCCGTGAGTACAACGTGCCTACTGCTATGACGTTTACTGTGCCCATCCATTTCGCGCCTAATTTCTCCTTGCTCAGCGGTATCCGTCCGCCACAAGTACCACCTACCGAGGCCCAAGCGGCTAACCCTGACGAGCTATACTGA
- a CDS encoding AsnC family transcriptional regulator, translating into MAKNYELDDTDRKILDLLMQDAKMPYTEIARKVHVSGGTVHVRMARLEELGIVKGATLQIDYQKLGYGVNAFLGIYLLKSSVYGSVAAQLREIPEVVSIHFTTGAYGIFARIVCRDTQHLRDVLHDKMQLIEGIERTETLISLEETLNRPIQLLPQ; encoded by the coding sequence ATGGCTAAGAATTACGAACTTGACGACACCGACCGCAAAATCCTAGATCTGTTGATGCAAGATGCTAAGATGCCTTATACCGAAATCGCAAGAAAGGTGCATGTATCGGGAGGAACGGTGCATGTGCGCATGGCGCGCTTAGAAGAACTTGGCATTGTAAAGGGAGCTACTCTTCAGATCGACTACCAAAAGCTCGGTTATGGCGTGAATGCTTTCTTGGGTATTTATTTGTTGAAAAGCTCCGTATATGGCAGCGTAGCTGCGCAATTGCGTGAGATTCCGGAAGTAGTGAGCATTCACTTCACAACGGGCGCCTACGGAATTTTTGCTCGCATTGTATGCCGCGACACGCAACACCTGCGCGACGTACTTCATGATAAGATGCAGCTCATTGAGGGTATAGAGCGCACAGAAACTCTCATTTCGCTCGAGGAAACCTTGAATCGTCCGATTCAACTACTCCCCCAGTAA
- a CDS encoding protein-disulfide reductase DsbD family protein: MTFLKTILLGLLLVLVTAAGATAQILKPTTLSTALSQTTAKAGEEVDLIVNARIDDTWHLYATDFDPDLGPTAFTFNFTKSPAYELVGQPKSINSKKKFDETWKGDITYFDKTGQIRQRIRVLQPGPLTVEVDVQYQTCTDIDGRCIPGDETLKFGPLIVTGTAVPASTPNKASKPGAPTGAVAAPASPSTAATAPAAPSVAASTDTATAAHSSTEATAATATAASAVPAPHAVETDPSKGGLLAFAFGAFLFGLGALITPCVFPLIPMTVSFFTSGNDSRQRGILKAVVYGLSIIVIYVLVGVVVAALLGEDGPNLIATHWLPNLIFFVVFVVFGLSFLGLFEITLPHGVVNKIDAQADKGGWGGVFFMALTLVVVSFSCTGPIVASILGLASRGERITPVVGMLGFSMAFALPFTLFAIFPAWLKSLPRSGGWLNTVKVVLGFVELMLALKFLSMVDLAYHWNLLPRDIYLVLWIALSGLLGLYLLGRFKLSHDSDLAHLSVGRLLMAVLAFSFMTYLIPGLFGAPLPLLAGYLPPQTSRDFTLASPAAPATTAATTANALCEAPRYSEFLELPHGLQGFFDLEQAQRCARALNKPIFIDFTGHACVNCRKMEATVWSNPQVLKRLREDYVVVALYVDDKTDLPASEHYVSRHDGKQKTTLGKKNADLQLTGFNVNAQPFYVLLNPTSPADLQHTLTAPVAYEPDAEAFVRFLDAGLASYRQQTQPVATR, from the coding sequence ATGACTTTCCTCAAGACTATTCTGCTGGGTCTGCTGCTCGTGCTCGTCACGGCGGCCGGGGCTACGGCCCAAATACTGAAGCCTACCACGCTTTCCACGGCGCTCAGCCAGACCACAGCAAAAGCAGGTGAGGAAGTGGACCTCATCGTCAATGCCCGCATCGACGATACCTGGCACCTCTACGCCACCGACTTCGACCCCGACCTGGGGCCCACGGCTTTCACATTTAACTTCACCAAAAGTCCCGCTTACGAACTCGTAGGACAACCAAAATCCATCAACTCGAAAAAGAAATTCGACGAGACGTGGAAAGGGGACATCACCTACTTCGATAAGACCGGCCAGATACGGCAACGCATTCGAGTGTTGCAGCCTGGGCCCCTCACCGTAGAAGTGGACGTGCAATACCAAACCTGCACCGACATCGACGGCCGCTGCATCCCTGGCGACGAAACGCTCAAATTCGGCCCCCTCATCGTGACGGGAACCGCCGTTCCCGCTAGCACTCCCAACAAAGCCAGCAAACCCGGTGCTCCTACTGGGGCAGTAGCCGCTCCTGCTTCGCCTTCCACTGCTGCCACTGCTCCTGCTGCTCCTTCCGTAGCCGCTTCCACTGATACTGCAACCGCTGCCCATTCCTCTACTGAAGCTACTGCTGCTACTGCTACCGCAGCTTCCGCTGTGCCTGCTCCTCACGCTGTAGAAACGGACCCTAGCAAAGGCGGTTTGTTGGCTTTTGCATTCGGCGCGTTCCTGTTTGGACTAGGCGCACTAATTACCCCGTGCGTGTTTCCGTTGATTCCCATGACTGTCTCGTTTTTCACGAGCGGCAATGATAGTCGGCAGCGTGGCATTTTGAAAGCCGTTGTGTATGGCCTCAGCATCATTGTGATTTATGTGCTGGTAGGTGTGGTAGTAGCGGCCTTGCTGGGCGAAGACGGTCCGAACCTTATAGCGACACATTGGCTGCCCAACCTGATTTTTTTCGTGGTATTTGTGGTGTTTGGGCTTTCCTTTCTGGGCCTCTTTGAAATCACGCTGCCGCATGGTGTAGTCAATAAGATTGATGCCCAAGCCGACAAAGGTGGCTGGGGGGGCGTGTTCTTTATGGCCCTCACGTTGGTGGTAGTGTCGTTCTCCTGTACAGGCCCTATCGTAGCTAGTATTCTAGGCTTAGCTTCGCGTGGAGAAAGAATTACCCCAGTCGTTGGCATGCTGGGCTTCTCCATGGCCTTTGCGTTGCCATTCACGCTGTTCGCTATTTTTCCAGCTTGGTTGAAAAGCTTGCCTCGCTCGGGTGGCTGGCTGAACACCGTGAAAGTGGTGCTTGGCTTTGTGGAACTGATGCTGGCGCTGAAATTCCTTAGCATGGTTGACTTAGCCTACCACTGGAACTTGCTCCCCCGCGACATTTATTTGGTGCTCTGGATTGCGCTGTCTGGTTTGCTAGGGCTATACCTGCTGGGCCGCTTTAAGCTCTCGCATGACTCCGACTTAGCGCACCTCAGCGTAGGTCGGCTGCTAATGGCTGTGCTGGCTTTCAGCTTCATGACGTACTTAATTCCGGGCCTATTTGGCGCCCCACTGCCGCTGCTGGCGGGTTACTTGCCCCCACAAACCAGCCGCGACTTCACCCTAGCTTCTCCTGCTGCCCCTGCAACCACCGCCGCTACCACCGCCAATGCGCTCTGCGAAGCACCTCGTTACAGTGAGTTCTTGGAGCTTCCCCATGGGTTGCAGGGTTTCTTTGATTTAGAGCAAGCACAGCGTTGCGCTCGTGCCTTAAACAAGCCCATCTTCATCGATTTCACGGGTCATGCTTGCGTGAACTGCCGCAAGATGGAAGCTACTGTGTGGAGTAATCCGCAAGTGCTGAAGCGCCTGCGCGAAGACTACGTGGTTGTAGCACTCTACGTGGACGATAAAACCGATCTGCCAGCTTCCGAGCACTACGTTTCCCGCCACGACGGCAAGCAAAAAACCACGCTGGGCAAGAAAAATGCCGACCTTCAGCTAACAGGCTTCAATGTAAATGCGCAGCCCTTCTACGTGTTGCTCAACCCCACCTCTCCCGCTGATTTGCAGCATACGCTAACCGCCCCCGTCGCCTACGAGCCCGATGCAGAAGCATTCGTTCGGTTTCTGGATGCCGGCTTGGCTAGTTACCGGCAGCAAACGCAACCAGTCGCAACACGATAG
- a CDS encoding hemolysin family protein, with the protein MALNIFLTVLLVFVNGFFVAAEFAFVKVRSSQIDIKAQGGNRLAKLVQRMLHDLNFYLSATQLGITLASLALGWIGESVVAEVVMAVIDNFHITLSTTAVHQISLVTSFSIITVLHIVLGEQAPKVLAIQKPENTTIAVAVPLFAFAWITKPFIWLLNTLSNMVARMVGGEVTHGPEAHSAEEIRLLLDQSKQSGEIQDSEHEMIENVFEFNDRMVKQIMVPRTKLSAIDVNTPQDGILEIVYNEGFSRIPVYEGNIDNIVGVLYVKDLLQIIRRNEPMVLSKIMRPAYFVPETKKINRLLRQFQRKHMHMAIVSDEFGGVSGIVTIEDIMEELVGEIQDEYDNEVPVVEKVSETEYRVNTSTAIPDANEYLPYPLPEGDDYETVGGLLNVIYGNIPEVGDVAVLDSYEFRVLKRSRRSVELVQLRVTSDAEREEEANEALSL; encoded by the coding sequence ATGGCTTTAAATATATTTCTTACCGTTCTCCTAGTATTCGTGAACGGGTTTTTTGTGGCAGCAGAGTTTGCCTTCGTGAAGGTTCGCTCTTCGCAAATCGACATAAAAGCGCAGGGCGGCAACCGCTTAGCTAAATTAGTGCAGCGTATGTTGCACGATCTGAACTTTTACTTATCGGCAACTCAGCTAGGCATTACCCTAGCCTCGCTGGCCTTGGGTTGGATAGGGGAAAGCGTAGTGGCGGAAGTGGTAATGGCCGTTATCGACAATTTCCATATCACTCTCTCCACCACGGCCGTCCACCAGATTTCGCTGGTTACCTCTTTCTCTATCATCACGGTGCTGCACATCGTGCTGGGCGAACAGGCTCCCAAAGTGTTGGCTATTCAGAAACCTGAAAACACCACCATTGCGGTTGCCGTTCCGCTGTTTGCCTTTGCCTGGATTACCAAGCCCTTTATCTGGTTGCTGAATACGCTTTCCAATATGGTGGCGCGGATGGTAGGCGGCGAAGTGACGCACGGCCCCGAGGCCCACTCGGCCGAAGAAATTCGGTTGTTGTTGGATCAGAGCAAGCAAAGCGGTGAAATTCAGGACTCGGAGCACGAGATGATTGAAAACGTGTTCGAGTTCAACGACCGGATGGTGAAGCAAATCATGGTACCTCGGACCAAGCTTTCGGCCATTGATGTAAACACACCGCAAGATGGTATCCTAGAAATCGTGTACAACGAGGGTTTCTCGCGGATTCCCGTTTACGAAGGCAACATCGACAACATTGTGGGTGTGCTTTATGTGAAAGACTTGCTGCAAATCATCCGGCGCAACGAGCCCATGGTGCTCTCCAAGATCATGCGCCCTGCTTACTTCGTGCCTGAGACCAAGAAGATCAACCGCTTGCTGCGGCAGTTTCAGCGCAAGCACATGCACATGGCCATCGTGAGCGACGAATTCGGCGGAGTTTCCGGCATTGTCACCATCGAGGACATTATGGAGGAGCTAGTAGGCGAAATCCAGGACGAGTACGACAATGAGGTGCCCGTGGTGGAGAAGGTTTCGGAAACCGAATACCGCGTTAACACTTCCACTGCTATTCCGGACGCCAACGAGTACCTCCCCTACCCTCTCCCCGAGGGCGACGATTACGAAACAGTAGGCGGCTTACTCAATGTCATCTACGGTAATATTCCGGAGGTCGGCGACGTAGCCGTACTCGACAGCTACGAGTTCCGGGTTCTGAAACGCTCCCGTCGCTCCGTAGAATTGGTACAGCTCCGCGTAACATCAGACGCCGAGCGCGAAGAAGAAGCCAACGAAGCACTGAGTCTATAA
- a CDS encoding TM2 domain-containing protein: protein MKRVYTYLSVAVLASASLSSCSRSNYAFQPSASSYHKTVVGTQVAVEPTTAANSSTTLTASAEAAPVASKRSVVEVATNRTATAKALVEKATTPLAVSASATTKAEHKAIKKAAKEARKVAEVAAEGKSQLTAVLLSFFLGGLGVDRFYLGYTGLGILKLITLGGLGIWALIDFIRILIGDLKPKGGEYAKKLGD from the coding sequence ATGAAAAGAGTTTACACCTACTTATCGGTAGCTGTTCTGGCTTCAGCTTCGCTGTCTTCGTGCAGCCGCTCTAACTATGCTTTTCAGCCATCTGCATCATCCTACCATAAAACGGTGGTTGGTACGCAAGTAGCTGTTGAGCCTACCACCGCTGCCAACTCATCCACCACTCTAACTGCTTCCGCAGAAGCTGCTCCGGTTGCATCCAAGCGCTCTGTAGTGGAAGTAGCTACCAACCGCACAGCTACGGCAAAGGCACTTGTAGAAAAGGCAACCACTCCGCTAGCAGTTTCGGCTAGTGCTACTACCAAAGCAGAGCACAAGGCAATCAAGAAAGCTGCCAAAGAAGCTCGTAAGGTTGCTGAGGTGGCAGCTGAGGGCAAGAGCCAACTGACCGCCGTGCTTCTATCGTTCTTTTTGGGAGGCCTCGGCGTTGACCGTTTCTACTTGGGCTACACTGGCTTAGGTATACTTAAATTAATTACACTCGGTGGCTTGGGTATTTGGGCACTGATTGACTTTATCCGAATTCTAATTGGTGACTTGAAGCCGAAGGGCGGAGAATACGCGAAGAAATTAGGCGACTAA
- a CDS encoding gamma carbonic anhydrase family protein, whose protein sequence is MPALILPIKGVLPQLGPNCYVADNATIIGDVVLGQDCTVWFNAVIRGDVHRIRIGDRTNIQDGAVLHCTYQKAALTIGSRVSIGHKAIAHGCTIEDDVLIGMGAIVMDHAVVGTGCIIAAGAVVLENTQCEPGYLYAGIPARRIKPVTDEQRANLARTADNYVLYASWLKEE, encoded by the coding sequence ATGCCAGCTCTCATCTTACCAATCAAGGGTGTTCTGCCCCAGCTAGGCCCCAATTGCTACGTTGCTGACAATGCCACTATCATCGGCGACGTGGTATTAGGGCAAGACTGCACGGTGTGGTTCAATGCCGTTATTCGGGGCGACGTACACCGCATCCGTATCGGCGACCGTACCAATATTCAGGATGGCGCGGTTCTGCACTGTACCTATCAGAAGGCTGCCCTTACTATTGGTTCGCGCGTAAGTATTGGGCACAAAGCCATTGCTCACGGCTGCACCATCGAAGATGACGTGCTGATTGGTATGGGAGCCATTGTAATGGACCATGCCGTGGTGGGAACTGGATGCATCATTGCGGCCGGCGCCGTAGTACTTGAAAACACCCAGTGCGAGCCTGGCTACCTCTACGCTGGTATTCCGGCCCGGCGCATCAAGCCCGTAACCGATGAGCAACGCGCCAACTTGGCCCGTACTGCCGACAACTACGTGCTGTACGCAAGCTGGCTGAAAGAGGAATGA
- a CDS encoding radical SAM protein, translating into MRLVRHPVLCNYYVTYRCNARCSFCDIWEKPSPYIQLEDVERNLRDLKRLGVSVVDFTGGEPLLHRQIHEFVGLAHDMGFITTLTTNCLLYPKYAEKLRGKVDMLHFSLDASEKEVHDRGRGVACYDFVLESIRVARELGERPDILFTVFRENLSDLEAVYRDIAQPNKLMLILNPAFEYNSVATGEQLTADELDYLSAFGRRKGVYLNEAFIELRRDGGNHVAAPVCRAASTTLVISPSNELVLPCYHLGEQKFSINGDLFTLYQSAAVQGLAALEGRLPQCEGCTINCYMQPSFAVETSKYFWQALPSTLKYSLTKGTWKRMLTR; encoded by the coding sequence ATGCGCCTCGTTCGTCATCCAGTTCTGTGCAATTACTACGTCACGTATCGGTGTAATGCGCGCTGTTCGTTTTGCGACATTTGGGAAAAGCCGTCACCTTACATTCAGCTCGAAGACGTTGAACGCAACTTGCGTGACTTGAAGCGGCTAGGGGTGTCCGTGGTGGATTTTACGGGAGGCGAGCCACTGTTACATCGCCAGATTCATGAGTTTGTGGGGTTGGCTCACGACATGGGTTTCATTACAACCCTCACCACCAACTGTTTGCTTTATCCCAAGTATGCAGAGAAGCTACGAGGCAAAGTGGATATGCTGCATTTTTCCCTGGACGCGTCGGAGAAGGAAGTGCACGATCGGGGCAGAGGTGTAGCATGCTACGATTTTGTGCTGGAAAGCATCCGAGTGGCGCGCGAGCTAGGAGAGAGGCCGGATATCTTGTTCACCGTCTTTCGCGAAAATCTGTCTGACTTAGAAGCCGTGTACCGTGACATCGCGCAGCCCAACAAGCTGATGTTGATTCTCAATCCTGCCTTTGAATACAACAGCGTTGCTACTGGAGAACAGCTTACGGCCGATGAGCTGGATTACCTTTCCGCTTTCGGTCGGCGAAAAGGGGTATACCTCAACGAAGCGTTCATTGAGCTTCGCCGCGACGGGGGCAACCATGTGGCGGCGCCTGTGTGTAGAGCCGCCAGTACCACATTGGTTATCTCGCCCTCCAACGAGTTGGTGCTGCCTTGCTACCATTTAGGAGAGCAGAAATTCAGCATCAACGGCGACTTATTTACTCTCTACCAATCTGCTGCGGTGCAGGGCCTTGCCGCGCTGGAAGGGCGGTTGCCACAGTGCGAAGGCTGCACTATCAATTGTTACATGCAGCCGAGCTTTGCCGTGGAAACCAGCAAGTACTTCTGGCAGGCCCTTCCGAGCACGTTGAAGTACAGCCTCACGAAAGGAACCTGGAAGCGGATGTTGACGCGGTAA
- a CDS encoding endonuclease III domain-containing protein: protein MPTTYAAAPAEKTWQDHLILNTFFDPLTLEQPRRTPMRELISTILSHRTTHADEELAYDRMLEAFGDWAGVVAASTPDLAHAIRTTRWPDTQAPRIQEVLRRIQAQTGGEFHLDFLTDWTAEQGMKWLTDMPGIGLKTASLVLLFNFHKPVLPVDTHVHRIAQRVGMISPKASADKAHQVLLEQLPKDPLVLLNFHKHNYWHGQRICLFAKPDCAKCPLKGFCNYYLEHYGPATEEAMAATPTKWDKAWGTLPH, encoded by the coding sequence ATGCCCACCACGTATGCTGCCGCCCCTGCCGAAAAAACTTGGCAGGATCATCTGATTCTAAACACGTTCTTCGACCCTCTGACGCTGGAGCAACCACGCCGCACACCTATGCGCGAGCTGATTTCCACCATCCTGTCGCACCGTACCACCCATGCCGATGAAGAACTGGCCTACGACCGGATGCTGGAAGCCTTCGGCGACTGGGCTGGGGTAGTAGCAGCTTCCACCCCTGATCTGGCTCATGCCATCAGAACCACCCGCTGGCCTGACACGCAGGCGCCGCGCATCCAAGAGGTGTTGCGCCGCATCCAGGCCCAGACCGGAGGAGAGTTTCACCTAGATTTCCTAACTGACTGGACGGCCGAGCAGGGAATGAAATGGCTGACCGACATGCCCGGCATCGGGTTGAAGACTGCCTCCTTGGTACTGCTTTTCAATTTTCACAAGCCGGTGCTGCCTGTTGATACGCACGTCCACCGTATCGCGCAGCGTGTGGGTATGATAAGCCCAAAAGCATCTGCCGATAAAGCGCACCAGGTGTTATTGGAGCAACTGCCAAAGGACCCGCTGGTGCTGCTCAACTTCCACAAGCACAACTATTGGCATGGCCAGCGAATTTGCCTGTTCGCTAAGCCTGATTGCGCCAAATGTCCGTTAAAAGGGTTTTGCAATTACTATCTAGAGCACTACGGCCCTGCAACCGAGGAAGCAATGGCCGCCACTCCCACCAAGTGGGATAAGGCCTGGGGCACGCTGCCTCACTAG
- a CDS encoding OmpA family protein → MKSFRSFFLLLLALLTVGTSAVQAQTTTTTEKKPWSKTAKGGIIGGLGGAAAGGVLGRVIGGKNSTAKGAIIGAAVGGAGGALIGRRMDKQAAELKQEMAGAKVERVGEGIKITFDSGLLFAKNSAALTSAAQENIKELAQTLIKYGDTNVIVEGHTDNTGTDAINDPLSQRRAQAVANYTQQQGVDASRFTVTGYGSKQPIADNTTEAGRVANRRVEVAIFANEKLKKAAEKGTI, encoded by the coding sequence ATGAAAAGCTTTCGTTCCTTTTTTCTGTTGCTGCTTGCTCTCCTTACGGTAGGCACTAGTGCCGTGCAAGCTCAAACTACCACTACCACTGAGAAGAAGCCTTGGAGCAAAACAGCTAAAGGCGGCATTATCGGAGGCTTAGGTGGTGCTGCTGCTGGTGGCGTACTAGGCCGCGTGATTGGCGGCAAGAACAGCACGGCTAAAGGTGCCATCATTGGTGCTGCTGTGGGTGGTGCTGGTGGCGCTTTGATTGGCCGCCGGATGGACAAGCAAGCTGCTGAGTTGAAACAAGAAATGGCCGGCGCCAAAGTAGAGCGTGTAGGCGAAGGCATTAAAATCACCTTCGACTCGGGTCTGCTGTTCGCTAAGAACTCGGCTGCCCTAACTTCTGCCGCTCAGGAGAACATCAAGGAGTTGGCTCAGACGCTGATTAAGTACGGCGACACCAACGTTATTGTAGAAGGCCACACCGACAACACCGGTACCGATGCTATCAACGATCCGCTGTCGCAGCGTCGTGCACAGGCAGTAGCCAACTACACGCAGCAGCAGGGCGTAGACGCTTCGCGCTTCACTGTAACAGGCTACGGCTCCAAGCAGCCAATTGCTGACAACACCACCGAAGCTGGCCGCGTTGCCAACCGTCGTGTAGAAGTTGCCATCTTCGCCAACGAGAAGCTGAAGAAGGCTGCCGAGAAGGGCACCATCTAA
- a CDS encoding OmpA family protein produces the protein MNTPKSLLSLFMALTLLLGSCATTKRNPNIPDAPTGNGSGPRNTGMSKTAKGGLLGAGGGAVVGGVLGRVIGGKSGTAAGAIIGAAVGGSGGALIGRKMDKQAEELQRDMQNAKVERVGEGIKITFDSGILFDTNSSTLRAASQSEIQKMAAVLQKYPDTNVLVEGHTDASGSDAINNPLSQRRAQAVSDFTVQQGVDASRITTQGYGSSQPIADNTTEAGKQANRRVEIAIYANEKMKKAAEANKL, from the coding sequence ATGAACACTCCCAAATCACTTCTGTCTTTGTTTATGGCGCTTACGTTGCTGCTCGGCTCGTGCGCTACCACCAAACGCAACCCCAACATTCCAGACGCGCCAACTGGCAACGGTAGCGGTCCGCGCAACACAGGCATGAGCAAAACTGCTAAGGGTGGCTTGCTAGGTGCCGGCGGTGGCGCCGTAGTAGGTGGCGTGTTAGGCCGCGTGATTGGTGGCAAATCGGGCACAGCAGCTGGCGCTATCATTGGTGCTGCTGTTGGTGGTTCGGGCGGTGCCCTGATTGGTCGCAAAATGGACAAGCAGGCGGAAGAATTGCAGCGCGACATGCAGAACGCCAAAGTGGAGCGCGTAGGCGAAGGCATCAAAATCACCTTCGACTCGGGTATCCTCTTCGACACCAACAGCTCCACCCTACGGGCTGCTTCGCAGTCGGAAATCCAGAAAATGGCGGCCGTACTGCAAAAGTATCCTGACACCAACGTACTGGTGGAAGGCCACACGGATGCCAGCGGTTCCGATGCCATCAACAACCCTCTCTCGCAGCGTCGGGCTCAAGCTGTTTCCGACTTCACCGTTCAGCAGGGCGTAGACGCTTCACGCATCACCACCCAAGGCTATGGTTCTTCGCAGCCGATTGCCGACAACACTACTGAAGCTGGCAAGCAGGCCAACCGTCGCGTAGAAATTGCCATCTATGCCAACGAAAAAATGAAGAAAGCTGCCGAAGCCAACAAGCTGTAA
- the accD gene encoding acetyl-CoA carboxylase, carboxyltransferase subunit beta — MSWFKRVEKGIVTPTEEKKETPDGLWHKCPECKTVATMAEHKRLLSTCGNCNHHERIDAAEYFEFLFDGGQFKELDETMHSADPLHFVDTKAYPQRLTATEKVTGLTDAVRTAHGQLNGLELVVAAMDFRFIGGSMGSVVGEKIARAIDYARQHRLPFLMISRSGGARMMEAGFSLMQMAKTSAKLALLSEAGLPYISLLTDPTTGGVTASFAMLGDFNIAEPGALIGFAGPRVIKETIGKDLPKGFQSAEFVMEHGFLDFIVDRKELKARLTDLLTMLRPTEVATKASAKSAQQV, encoded by the coding sequence ATGTCTTGGTTTAAGCGCGTAGAAAAAGGCATTGTCACGCCAACGGAAGAAAAGAAAGAGACACCCGACGGCTTGTGGCACAAGTGCCCCGAGTGTAAAACGGTTGCCACCATGGCCGAGCACAAGCGCCTGCTCTCCACCTGTGGCAACTGCAACCACCACGAGCGGATTGACGCCGCCGAATATTTCGAGTTTCTCTTCGATGGAGGGCAGTTCAAGGAGTTGGATGAAACAATGCACTCCGCCGATCCGCTTCACTTCGTGGACACTAAGGCGTATCCGCAACGCCTGACGGCCACTGAAAAGGTGACGGGTCTGACCGATGCCGTTCGTACAGCCCATGGGCAGCTCAACGGTCTCGAATTGGTGGTGGCTGCCATGGATTTCCGCTTTATTGGCGGCTCGATGGGCTCAGTGGTAGGCGAAAAAATTGCCCGTGCCATTGATTACGCCCGGCAGCACCGCCTCCCATTCCTGATGATTTCGCGCTCTGGTGGAGCCCGAATGATGGAAGCTGGTTTCTCCTTGATGCAGATGGCCAAAACCTCGGCTAAGCTGGCCCTGCTTTCGGAAGCTGGGTTGCCTTATATTTCTCTGCTCACCGATCCAACTACGGGCGGCGTTACCGCGTCGTTTGCTATGCTCGGGGACTTCAATATTGCCGAGCCCGGTGCCCTCATTGGGTTTGCTGGTCCTCGCGTTATCAAAGAGACAATTGGTAAGGACTTGCCCAAAGGCTTCCAAAGCGCCGAATTTGTAATGGAGCACGGTTTCCTTGACTTCATTGTAGACCGCAAAGAGCTCAAAGCGCGCCTCACAGATCTGCTCACGATGCTACGGCCAACGGAAGTTGCTACCAAGGCGTCAGCAAAATCGGCGCAGCAAGTTTAA